DNA sequence from the Candidatus Zixiibacteriota bacterium genome:
TGACATCTTTCAATGCCGAAGCTGACGGGGTCACCGCTGAACATATCGTCGAACGCCTGATGGATGATGTCAAAGAGAAATCCTGATTCCTCCCCGAGATAGTATGCCTGACAAAGATAAAGATTACAGAAGGTTTCTGAAGCCGGAGGTTGTCTCGCGGCTGAAGACTATGGAACTTAAGGCGCGCATGGTCGTGGAAGGTTTCATGACCGGACTGCATAAGTCGCCCTACCATGGTTTCTCGGTTGAATTCGCCGAACATCGCCAGTATATGCACGGCGACAATATCCGCTATATCGACTGGAAAGTGTACGGCAAGTCCGACCGTTTCTATGTCAAGGAGTTCGAGGAAGAGACCAACCTCAAAGCTTATCTGCTAGTCGACACTTCAGCTTCGATGGGCTACACCTCCGACCAGAAAAAGTACCTGCCCAAACTGGAGTACTGCTCCTATCTGGCGGCGGCATTTTCTTTTCTGATGCTCAAACAGCGTGATTCAGTCGGAGTGGTTGGCTTCGATGACAAGATACATACATATATTCCGCCGCGATCGTCATCATCGCACATTCATATTCTCCTGAAGGAACTGGACAAACTAAGAGCATCGGAAAAAACCGATATCGCCCATACACTTCACCAGATGGCTGAACGAATCAAACGTCGTGGTTTGATCATCATTATGTCCGATCTTCTGGATGATCCGGCGAAGATTATGGCCGGACTCAAGCATTTCCGCCACCGCAACCATGAAGTGATAGTCCTGCATACACTCGATCCATTCGAACGTGATTTCTCATTCCCGCAGGAAGCGATCTTTGAGGATATGGAAACCGGCGAGGAGATCACTACTCTCCCCTGGCAGATCAGGAAAGCCTATAAGAAAGAGCTTGACCGGGTTTTCGATAATTTCGCGCGGGAATGCCGGATGTCGAATATCGATTATCACCTGATCGACACTTCGCTGGACTATGACTACTCGCTGTTCGCTTACCTGAACAAACGGAGCAGGTTGTACTGATGGCTGAGGGCAAGGAATTTCGCTATCCGCTGATCGGGGCGCATATGTCGATTGCCGGCGGTGTGTCCAATGCTTTCGATCATGGTGAGAAAGTCGATTGTG
Encoded proteins:
- a CDS encoding DUF58 domain-containing protein gives rise to the protein MPDKDKDYRRFLKPEVVSRLKTMELKARMVVEGFMTGLHKSPYHGFSVEFAEHRQYMHGDNIRYIDWKVYGKSDRFYVKEFEEETNLKAYLLVDTSASMGYTSDQKKYLPKLEYCSYLAAAFSFLMLKQRDSVGVVGFDDKIHTYIPPRSSSSHIHILLKELDKLRASEKTDIAHTLHQMAERIKRRGLIIIMSDLLDDPAKIMAGLKHFRHRNHEVIVLHTLDPFERDFSFPQEAIFEDMETGEEITTLPWQIRKAYKKELDRVFDNFARECRMSNIDYHLIDTSLDYDYSLFAYLNKRSRLY